The following are encoded together in the Poseidonibacter lekithochrous genome:
- a CDS encoding quinone-dependent dihydroorotate dehydrogenase encodes MISYNTVKKILFKFEPETAHHMAEFGLKILGSCKLIKNPMEKKNFINDSKLTQEIFGVKFVNPVGLAAGFDKNATMIKSMPAMGFGFTEIGTMTPRPQDGNAKPRMFRYPEHKSVQNAMGFNNDGGHAVLKNLKKVYPFEIPVGANIGKNKTTPEEYALSDYKMLIKKFENTSDYLVINISSPNTPNLRDLQNEEFITELFTMAKDLTQKPILLKIAPDMEPQVAIDLCNSAVNAGAAGIIATNTTIDYDLVPGCQDFGGLSGACLTEKSYTLFKALAKELYGKTELISVGGISTGEQAYDRIKAGASLVQVYSGLVFDGPSMVRKINEEMLELLAKDGYSHISEAIGADLKED; translated from the coding sequence TTGATAAGCTATAATACAGTTAAAAAAATTCTATTCAAGTTTGAACCAGAAACAGCACATCACATGGCTGAGTTTGGATTAAAGATATTAGGTAGTTGTAAACTAATAAAAAATCCTATGGAGAAAAAGAATTTTATAAATGATTCAAAACTTACTCAAGAGATATTTGGAGTTAAGTTTGTGAACCCTGTTGGATTAGCTGCAGGATTTGATAAAAATGCAACAATGATTAAATCAATGCCTGCAATGGGATTTGGATTTACAGAGATTGGAACAATGACTCCAAGACCTCAAGATGGAAATGCAAAACCTAGAATGTTCAGATATCCAGAACATAAATCAGTACAAAATGCAATGGGATTCAACAATGATGGAGGACATGCTGTTTTAAAAAATCTTAAAAAAGTATATCCGTTTGAAATTCCAGTTGGTGCAAATATTGGTAAAAATAAAACTACACCAGAAGAATATGCATTAAGTGATTACAAAATGTTAATCAAAAAATTTGAAAATACTAGTGATTATTTAGTAATTAATATTTCTAGTCCAAATACACCAAATTTAAGAGATTTACAAAATGAAGAATTTATTACTGAATTATTCACAATGGCAAAAGATTTAACACAGAAACCAATTTTATTAAAAATTGCTCCTGATATGGAACCACAAGTAGCTATTGATTTATGTAACTCTGCTGTTAATGCTGGAGCAGCAGGTATTATTGCAACAAATACAACAATTGATTATGATTTAGTTCCAGGATGTCAAGATTTTGGTGGATTAAGTGGTGCTTGTTTAACAGAAAAATCATATACTTTATTCAAAGCTTTAGCTAAAGAATTATATGGAAAAACAGAATTAATCTCAGTTGGTGGTATATCAACAGGAGAGCAAGCTTATGATAGAATAAAAGCTGGAGCTTCATTAGTTCAAGTATATTCAGGATTAGTATTTGATGGTCCTTCTATGGTTAGAAAAATCAATGAAGAAATGTTAGAACTACTTGCTAAAGATGGTTATTCACACATCTCTGAAGCAATTGGTGCAGATTTAAAAGAAGATTAA
- the coxB gene encoding cytochrome c oxidase subunit II, translating into MLEGIEGVSSFANEIDNTFIIVTVITLLLFVVTIGSMLYFVYKYSSSKVKKEDAQNIKHYTPIEIAWTVIPTILMMIVFYFGLESLRVQRTMPSDDMAQVVKVTGQRWFWTFEYENGKKTNELTVPKDTAIKLVMTAPEEDVLHSFFVPAFRIKEDVLPGTTTYLWFNAEKMGRYDIQCAEYCGTRHSYMRSFVNVVSKEDYKNFLFPKKEEPKKTAIDLFNDYGCVGCHSLEDMVLVGPSFKDIYNKEVSITSKGVKKVIKRDENYLRNSILNPQDDVVEGYVPHLMPSFKNVINEEELNTIIKYFKGEKEEAKKEKTIDGLSLIQNNGCIGCHSLDGSKIVGPTFKDIYNRKVVVTKGDEKIELTSNEEYLKNSILDPKVEVVENYPNIMPSFKGLLKDEEVDAIIEYLKTIK; encoded by the coding sequence ATGCTAGAAGGTATAGAAGGTGTTTCAAGTTTTGCAAATGAAATAGACAATACTTTTATTATTGTTACAGTTATTACTCTTCTTTTATTTGTAGTAACTATTGGCTCGATGTTATATTTTGTTTATAAATATAGTTCATCAAAAGTAAAAAAAGAAGATGCACAAAATATCAAACACTATACTCCAATAGAAATTGCTTGGACAGTAATTCCTACAATTTTAATGATGATAGTTTTTTATTTTGGGCTAGAGAGTCTAAGAGTTCAAAGAACAATGCCAAGTGATGATATGGCACAAGTAGTGAAAGTAACAGGGCAGAGATGGTTTTGGACTTTTGAATATGAAAATGGCAAAAAAACAAATGAATTAACAGTTCCAAAAGATACTGCAATAAAACTAGTTATGACAGCACCAGAAGAGGATGTTTTACATAGCTTTTTTGTACCTGCTTTTAGAATCAAAGAAGATGTACTTCCTGGAACTACAACATATTTATGGTTTAATGCCGAAAAAATGGGTCGTTATGATATTCAATGTGCCGAGTATTGTGGAACAAGACATTCATATATGAGATCATTTGTAAATGTAGTAAGTAAAGAAGATTATAAAAACTTTTTATTTCCTAAAAAAGAAGAGCCTAAAAAAACAGCAATTGATTTATTTAATGATTATGGATGTGTTGGGTGTCATAGTTTAGAAGATATGGTACTTGTGGGTCCAAGTTTTAAAGATATTTACAACAAAGAAGTAAGTATTACAAGCAAAGGTGTAAAAAAAGTCATTAAACGAGATGAAAACTATTTAAGAAACTCTATATTGAATCCACAAGATGATGTAGTTGAAGGATATGTACCCCACTTAATGCCAAGTTTTAAAAATGTTATAAATGAAGAAGAATTAAATACAATCATAAAATACTTCAAAGGTGAAAAAGAAGAAGCAAAAAAAGAAAAAACAATTGATGGTCTAAGTTTAATTCAAAATAATGGATGTATTGGATGTCATTCATTAGATGGCAGTAAAATTGTAGGACCTACTTTTAAAGATATATACAATAGAAAAGTAGTAGTAACAAAAGGAGACGAAAAAATAGAGTTAACTTCAAATGAAGAGTATTTAAAAAATTCTATTTTAGACCCAAAAGTAGAGGTAGTTGAAAACTATCCAAATATTATGCCTTCATTTAAAGGCTTGTTAAAAGATGAAGAAGTAGATGCAATTATTGAGTATTTAAAAACTATAAAATAA
- a CDS encoding protoheme IX farnesyltransferase: MITLKQFLILTKFKLSFVVSLSLVFGFILSKNSIDISIINPFLAVLLLALGVSALNQVQEYKEDSLMPRTKNRPIASKAISPQQGFFISSALIILGFVFIYITLDLLGIFLFAFVVLMYNLLYTKAKKITIYAAVFGAILGVIPPLIGWLSAQGNLNDLGFIALGLFYFIWQIPHFWLLTLKYHKEYEKASFPTVVKRFGIEGLERITFIWLLLTLIAGMFLTIIFSTESIIITSLLIIINLYTLYLIFSLRKTHNYLHTFVGINSYMLAVMVILIVNAMIYN, encoded by the coding sequence ATGATTACTTTAAAACAATTTTTAATCTTAACAAAATTTAAACTATCTTTTGTAGTTAGTTTATCTTTAGTCTTTGGTTTTATATTATCCAAAAATAGTATTGATATAAGTATCATCAATCCTTTTTTAGCTGTATTATTACTTGCATTAGGAGTTAGTGCATTAAATCAAGTACAAGAGTATAAAGAAGACTCCCTAATGCCTAGAACAAAAAACAGACCTATTGCTTCAAAGGCTATTTCACCACAACAAGGTTTTTTTATTTCAAGTGCTTTAATTATTTTAGGTTTTGTATTTATTTATATTACTTTAGATTTATTAGGGATCTTCTTATTTGCATTTGTTGTTTTAATGTATAACCTTTTATATACAAAAGCTAAAAAAATCACAATTTATGCAGCTGTTTTTGGAGCAATATTAGGAGTTATTCCACCACTTATTGGTTGGCTTAGTGCCCAAGGTAATCTAAATGATTTAGGATTCATAGCATTAGGCTTATTTTATTTTATATGGCAAATCCCTCATTTTTGGTTATTGACATTAAAATATCACAAAGAGTATGAAAAAGCTTCTTTTCCCACAGTTGTAAAAAGATTTGGGATTGAAGGACTTGAGAGAATTACTTTTATTTGGTTGTTACTTACATTAATTGCAGGAATGTTCTTAACAATAATTTTTTCAACTGAATCTATAATCATCACTTCTTTGTTAATTATAATAAATTTATATACTTTATATTTAATATTTAGTCTTCGAAAAACTCATAACTATTTACATACTTTTGTAGGAATAAACTCCTATATGTTAGCTGTTATGGTAATACTAATAGTAAATGCAATGATATATAATTAA
- a CDS encoding ABC transporter ATP-binding protein, giving the protein MKEFYKHYLPYIKNYKLKFFYAVIGMILVATGTAGTVYIIQPLLDDIFINKDTEMLYIMPFIIVSIYTAKSIGAYVQTYYISYIGHDIVRIIRDKLLNHILKLDMSFFHRKHGGELISRITNDINRIQAAVSNYVADIVREFLTIVGLVAVAIYQSPELAFYGLVVLPLAIWPLSKLARKMKKLSFKSQESVSDITSQLSETFNNIELIKANNTNSIEEKDFKVHNQNFFDITIKTVKTNALVSPIMEIIGSVGFAVVIIVGGTQVIEGELTTGQFLSFTTALFSLYTPIKRLSGLFNKLQDAIAADIRIKQIFAEKADIISGKNSFPEQIDSIEFKDVELKYDDFTALKNINLIAKKGEKFALVGDSGGGKSSVINLLIRFYDISKGEINFNNSSIKDLDINSLRNNISVVTQRVYIFNDSIAANVSYGFDIDEQRVIDALKQAHAYDFIKDLEDGIYTKLDEFGTNLSGGQRQRIAIARALYKNPQILILDEATSALDNESESIISEVIDEVSKNKITFVIAHRLSTIKNANKIAVFKEGEIIAIDSEKNLLDTCPEYKRLHNSANI; this is encoded by the coding sequence ATGAAAGAATTTTACAAACACTATCTACCATATATTAAAAATTATAAACTGAAGTTTTTTTACGCAGTAATTGGTATGATATTAGTTGCAACTGGTACAGCAGGTACTGTATACATTATTCAACCTCTACTTGATGATATCTTTATTAATAAAGATACTGAGATGCTTTATATTATGCCATTTATTATTGTAAGTATTTATACTGCAAAAAGTATTGGTGCTTATGTTCAAACATATTACATTTCATATATTGGACATGATATTGTAAGAATAATTAGAGATAAACTTTTAAATCATATACTTAAACTTGATATGTCATTCTTCCATAGAAAACATGGTGGTGAGTTAATCTCAAGAATTACCAATGATATTAATAGAATCCAAGCTGCTGTTTCAAATTATGTTGCAGATATTGTAAGAGAGTTTTTAACAATTGTAGGATTAGTAGCAGTAGCTATTTATCAAAGTCCCGAATTGGCTTTTTATGGATTAGTAGTACTTCCTCTTGCTATTTGGCCATTATCAAAACTAGCAAGAAAAATGAAAAAGTTATCATTTAAATCACAAGAATCAGTATCTGATATTACCTCACAATTAAGTGAAACATTTAACAATATTGAATTAATTAAAGCAAATAATACAAATAGTATTGAAGAAAAAGACTTTAAAGTACATAATCAAAACTTTTTTGATATTACAATTAAAACGGTAAAAACAAATGCCTTAGTATCTCCAATAATGGAAATTATAGGTTCTGTTGGTTTTGCAGTTGTAATAATAGTTGGTGGAACACAAGTAATTGAAGGAGAGTTAACTACAGGTCAATTCTTATCATTTACAACAGCCCTATTCTCATTATACACACCAATTAAAAGATTATCTGGACTATTTAATAAATTACAAGATGCAATTGCCGCGGATATTAGAATTAAACAAATCTTTGCAGAAAAAGCTGATATTATTTCAGGAAAGAACAGTTTCCCAGAGCAAATTGATAGTATAGAATTTAAAGATGTAGAATTAAAATATGATGATTTTACAGCACTTAAAAATATTAACTTAATAGCTAAAAAAGGTGAGAAATTTGCCTTAGTGGGAGATAGTGGTGGTGGAAAATCTTCTGTTATTAATCTATTAATTAGATTTTATGATATTTCAAAAGGTGAAATTAATTTTAATAATTCAAGTATTAAAGACCTCGATATAAACTCATTAAGAAATAATATTTCAGTTGTAACACAAAGAGTTTATATTTTTAATGACTCAATTGCAGCAAATGTTTCTTATGGTTTTGATATAGATGAACAAAGAGTAATTGATGCTTTAAAACAAGCTCATGCTTATGATTTTATCAAAGACTTAGAAGATGGAATTTATACAAAACTTGATGAGTTTGGAACAAATTTAAGTGGGGGTCAAAGACAAAGAATTGCCATTGCAAGAGCCTTATACAAAAACCCACAAATACTAATACTTGATGAAGCAACATCAGCATTAGATAATGAAAGTGAATCAATTATTTCAGAAGTAATTGATGAAGTTTCAAAAAATAAAATTACATTTGTAATTGCACACAGACTAAGCACAATAAAAAATGCAAATAAAATTGCCGTATTCAAAGAAGGTGAAATCATTGCTATTGATTCAGAAAAGAACCTTCTAGACACTTGTCCTGAATATAAACGACTACATAATTCAGCAAATATTTAA
- a CDS encoding cytochrome C oxidase subunit IV family protein, with product MNTDLHVMDLRMYFKIFIVLFILTVFTFVQPYILSPSLQDTVIVQMLLALVKTVIIIAYYMHLKYESKLFKSIVIMAGVVLLIFFIITASDAIFRNESFDAFK from the coding sequence ATGAATACTGACTTACATGTAATGGATTTACGAATGTACTTTAAAATATTTATTGTTTTATTTATACTAACAGTATTTACATTTGTGCAACCATATATATTATCCCCTAGTTTACAAGATACAGTTATAGTTCAAATGCTTTTAGCACTAGTTAAAACAGTAATAATTATTGCTTATTATATGCATTTAAAATACGAATCAAAACTTTTCAAAAGTATTGTAATTATGGCAGGAGTTGTATTATTGATATTCTTTATAATCACTGCTAGTGATGCAATATTTAGAAATGAATCTTTTGATGCATTTAAATAA
- a CDS encoding cytochrome c oxidase subunit 3 has protein sequence MKTNTPEIIYDKDGNPHEIVDFNDDYTASKLGFWLFLFTELMLFGAMFLVFAFFFYKMPDDFQTASGNLNILLGGLNTFILLLSTYFMGIALIHLREKDIDKCKKSIYITIALAFVFLVIKYIEWSIEINHGIYPDSEILNSKSNGEILFFGLYFTMTGFHGIHIIAGIALMIWVLILINKKIVNNKKYVILENISLYWDLVHLVWVFLFPLFYIIGLGG, from the coding sequence ATGAAAACTAATACTCCTGAAATAATTTATGATAAAGATGGAAATCCACATGAAATTGTGGACTTCAATGATGATTATACAGCTTCAAAACTAGGCTTTTGGCTGTTTTTATTCACAGAACTAATGCTTTTTGGAGCAATGTTTTTAGTATTTGCATTTTTCTTTTATAAAATGCCTGATGATTTCCAAACAGCATCAGGTAATTTAAATATTCTCCTTGGAGGATTAAATACCTTTATATTACTTTTAAGTACTTATTTTATGGGTATTGCTTTAATTCACTTAAGAGAAAAAGATATAGATAAGTGTAAAAAAAGTATTTATATTACTATTGCCTTAGCATTTGTGTTTTTAGTAATTAAATATATTGAATGGTCAATAGAGATTAATCATGGAATATACCCAGATTCTGAAATTCTAAATAGTAAATCAAATGGAGAAATTCTATTTTTTGGTTTATATTTTACAATGACAGGATTTCATGGAATACATATTATTGCAGGAATTGCTTTGATGATATGGGTGTTAATTCTAATTAATAAAAAAATAGTTAATAATAAAAAATACGTAATACTTGAGAATATCTCTTTATACTGGGATTTAGTACATCTAGTTTGGGTTTTTTTATTTCCACTATTTTATATTATTGGTTTAGGAGGATGA
- a CDS encoding M16 family metallopeptidase encodes MTNKTYKNLAFTFSFFIIFMGELMSSSLPKYYSKTLENGLQVVAIPMDNDSNVVSTDIFYKVGSRDEKMGKSGIAHMLEHLNFKSTKNLKAGEFDEIVKGFGGINNASTSFDYTHYYIKSASKNMGKSLGLFADLMENLTLKDEEFQPERDVVAEERRWRTDNNPMGYMQFRLFNNAYLYHPYHWTPIGFMSDIKNWTINDIRDFHSTYYQPKNAIIVVAGDIDKDEVFKSAKKYFKEIKNTKEIPSKLHTVEPKQDGAKRVEIIRDSAVQMLTIAYHLPNFEHKDQVALSALSELLSSGKSSVLHKVLVDEKRLVNSIYAYNLELKDPGLFLFSAVANEGVKAKEIEKEILAIIEDIKKGKISKKDIEKIKINTKADFIFSLESSTSVASLYGSYFVRDNIKPLTQYEAKVETLTKKDLVKVANKYLNKNNSTTVILKEEK; translated from the coding sequence ATGACAAATAAAACTTACAAGAACTTAGCTTTTACCTTTTCATTTTTCATTATATTTATGGGGGAATTAATGAGTAGTAGTTTACCAAAATATTATAGTAAGACTTTAGAAAATGGCCTGCAAGTTGTAGCCATTCCAATGGATAATGATTCAAATGTTGTATCAACAGACATTTTTTATAAAGTTGGTAGTAGAGATGAAAAAATGGGAAAAAGTGGTATTGCCCACATGTTAGAACACCTAAATTTCAAATCTACTAAAAATCTTAAAGCTGGGGAATTTGATGAAATAGTAAAAGGATTTGGAGGAATTAATAATGCTTCAACATCTTTTGATTATACACACTATTATATCAAATCTGCATCTAAAAACATGGGGAAATCATTAGGTCTATTTGCTGATCTAATGGAAAACCTTACATTAAAAGATGAAGAATTTCAACCGGAGAGAGATGTAGTAGCAGAAGAGAGAAGATGGAGAACAGACAATAACCCAATGGGTTATATGCAATTCAGACTTTTTAACAATGCTTATTTATATCATCCATATCACTGGACTCCAATTGGATTCATGAGTGATATTAAAAACTGGACTATTAATGATATTAGAGATTTCCATAGTACATATTATCAACCAAAAAATGCAATTATTGTAGTTGCGGGTGATATAGATAAAGATGAAGTTTTTAAATCTGCAAAAAAATATTTTAAAGAGATTAAAAACACAAAAGAGATTCCATCTAAGCTACATACCGTAGAACCAAAACAAGATGGAGCTAAAAGAGTTGAGATTATTAGAGACTCAGCTGTACAGATGTTGACAATTGCTTATCATTTACCAAACTTTGAGCATAAAGATCAAGTAGCCCTATCAGCACTTAGTGAATTATTAAGTTCTGGGAAAAGTTCAGTTTTACATAAAGTATTAGTTGATGAAAAAAGATTAGTTAACTCAATTTATGCTTACAATTTAGAACTTAAAGACCCTGGATTATTTTTATTTTCAGCAGTTGCAAATGAAGGTGTAAAAGCTAAAGAAATTGAAAAAGAAATTTTAGCTATAATTGAAGACATCAAAAAAGGGAAAATATCTAAAAAAGATATTGAAAAAATTAAAATCAACACTAAAGCTGATTTTATATTCTCTTTAGAGAGTTCAACTTCAGTTGCATCTTTATATGGTTCATATTTTGTTAGAGATAATATAAAACCATTAACGCAATATGAAGCAAAAGTTGAAACTTTAACTAAAAAAGATTTAGTAAAAGTTGCCAACAAATACTTAAACAAAAATAATTCAACTACAGTTATCTTAAAAGAAGAAAAGTAG
- the dapA gene encoding 4-hydroxy-tetrahydrodipicolinate synthase yields the protein MEIITGAMTALITPFKNGKVDLEKYESLIKRQIEQGMDAVVPVGTTGESATLSHQEHKDCISVAVAACKGTNVKVIAGAGSNATHEACDIAKHAQDVGAHGLLSVTPYYNKPTQEGLYQHYKAIANSVEIPFMLYNVPGRTGVDLEADTTIRLFDDVANIYAIKEATGSLERTVELLSRRKDLVVVSGDDAIDFPMLVNGGKGIISVTSNILPNLKSELVHSVEEGKFNVARQINEDLYPLNKVLFCESNPIPIKAAMYLAGLLDTLEYRLPLTAPSAATMKKLEETLKLYEVIK from the coding sequence ATGGAAATTATTACTGGTGCAATGACTGCACTTATTACACCATTTAAAAATGGTAAAGTTGATTTAGAAAAATATGAGTCTTTAATTAAAAGACAAATTGAACAAGGTATGGATGCAGTTGTTCCTGTTGGAACTACTGGAGAGAGTGCTACATTATCACATCAAGAGCATAAAGATTGTATCTCTGTTGCTGTTGCCGCTTGTAAGGGAACAAATGTAAAAGTTATTGCTGGTGCTGGTTCAAATGCAACACATGAAGCTTGTGATATTGCTAAACATGCCCAAGATGTTGGAGCTCATGGATTATTATCAGTTACTCCATACTATAACAAACCAACTCAAGAAGGTCTATATCAACACTATAAAGCAATTGCTAATTCAGTAGAAATTCCATTTATGCTTTATAATGTACCAGGAAGAACTGGTGTTGATTTAGAAGCAGATACAACTATTAGATTATTTGACGATGTAGCAAATATCTATGCAATTAAAGAAGCTACAGGATCTTTAGAAAGAACTGTTGAACTTTTATCAAGAAGAAAAGACTTAGTAGTTGTTTCTGGTGATGATGCTATTGATTTCCCAATGTTAGTAAATGGTGGAAAAGGTATTATTTCTGTAACATCAAACATTTTACCAAACCTAAAATCTGAACTAGTTCATAGTGTAGAAGAAGGTAAATTTAATGTAGCAAGACAAATCAATGAGGATTTATATCCTTTAAACAAAGTATTATTCTGTGAAAGTAATCCAATACCTATTAAAGCAGCAATGTATTTAGCAGGATTATTAGATACATTAGAATACAGATTACCATTGACAGCTCCAAGTGCAGCAACAATGAAAAAATTAGAAGAAACTTTAAAATTATACGAGGTAATAAAATAA
- a CDS encoding cytochrome c oxidase subunit I translates to MSEKTTSFYDETHTVFGHHHNKLLQWIFSIDHKRIAILYIIVMLCFFVLAISIGLTMRLELFFPGEQILTPDRYNQAFTLHGTIMIFLFVVPGIPAVFGNFLLPLLIGARDVSFPRLNLLSWWFYLIGCMVALVSLFIGPGFADTGWTFYAPYSVKTETNVIFALTAAYILGLSSILTGINFVVTVHRLRAPGMNFFKMPLFVWGLYSTAWIQILATPVVGITLILVIIEKTLGIGIFDPSKGGDPILYQHLFWIYSHPAVYLMILPAFGVVSEILPTFCRRTIFGYRSIAISSALIAIIGYLVWGHHLFTSGMSEWTKIIFSFLTFFVSIPTGIKFFDWVATMYKASIVFKTPMLWVVGTIITFAIGGLTGITLVTLGVNIHLHDTYFVVAHFHYTIFGGVVFMLFAAMHYWYPKFIGKMYDEAKAKIAFYLIFIGFNTLWFPMFFAGALGMPRRYFDYLPEFTIYHQIAGVGAVITVSGILFMLYTLISGIKKGERCGANPWNASTLEWQIDSPPPLENFKNIPYVDFEPYEYEKGEPKHNLYNKIKGVQNEN, encoded by the coding sequence ATGAGTGAAAAAACAACTAGCTTTTATGATGAAACACATACAGTTTTTGGTCACCATCATAATAAGCTTTTACAATGGATTTTTTCAATTGACCATAAAAGAATTGCCATACTTTACATAATAGTAATGCTGTGTTTTTTTGTCTTAGCTATTAGTATTGGTCTTACAATGAGATTAGAGTTATTTTTCCCAGGGGAGCAAATACTAACACCAGATAGATATAACCAAGCCTTTACTCTACATGGAACCATAATGATATTCTTATTTGTAGTTCCGGGAATACCTGCTGTATTTGGTAATTTCTTATTACCTTTATTAATTGGTGCTAGAGATGTATCCTTTCCTCGATTAAACCTACTTTCTTGGTGGTTTTATCTAATAGGATGTATGGTTGCTTTAGTATCATTATTTATAGGACCCGGCTTTGCAGATACTGGATGGACATTTTATGCTCCATATTCTGTAAAAACAGAAACTAATGTAATATTTGCTCTTACGGCTGCATATATATTAGGTCTATCTTCAATATTAACAGGTATTAATTTTGTTGTTACAGTTCATAGATTAAGAGCTCCAGGAATGAATTTCTTTAAAATGCCTCTATTTGTATGGGGTTTATACTCAACAGCTTGGATTCAAATACTTGCAACTCCTGTTGTTGGGATTACTCTTATACTTGTAATAATAGAGAAGACTTTAGGAATAGGAATATTTGATCCATCAAAAGGTGGAGATCCAATTTTATACCAACATCTATTCTGGATCTATTCACATCCAGCAGTTTATCTAATGATTCTACCAGCCTTTGGGGTTGTATCTGAGATACTTCCAACATTTTGTAGAAGAACAATCTTTGGATATAGATCAATTGCCATATCTTCAGCACTTATTGCAATTATTGGATATTTAGTTTGGGGACATCACTTATTTACATCAGGTATGAGTGAATGGACAAAAATTATATTCTCATTTCTAACGTTTTTTGTATCCATACCAACGGGAATTAAATTCTTTGATTGGGTCGCAACCATGTATAAAGCCTCAATAGTATTTAAAACTCCTATGCTTTGGGTAGTTGGAACTATTATTACCTTTGCCATTGGTGGATTAACAGGTATTACTTTAGTAACTCTTGGAGTTAATATTCATTTACATGATACTTATTTTGTAGTTGCTCATTTCCACTACACTATTTTTGGTGGAGTTGTATTTATGCTATTTGCAGCTATGCACTATTGGTATCCAAAATTTATAGGAAAAATGTATGATGAAGCAAAAGCAAAAATTGCCTTTTATTTAATCTTTATAGGTTTTAATACTTTATGGTTCCCAATGTTTTTTGCAGGTGCTTTAGGAATGCCTCGAAGATACTTTGATTACTTACCAGAATTTACAATCTATCACCAAATAGCAGGTGTTGGGGCAGTTATAACTGTATCTGGTATTTTATTTATGCTTTATACTTTAATTAGTGGAATTAAAAAAGGTGAAAGATGTGGAGCAAATCCTTGGAATGCTTCTACTTTAGAGTGGCAAATTGATTCCCCTCCTCCACTTGAAAACTTTAAAAATATTCCTTATGTTGATTTTGAACCTTATGAATATGAAAAAGGTGAACCAAAACATAACTTATACAATAAGATAAAAGGAGTTCAAAATGAAAACTAA
- a CDS encoding globin, translating to MDYHISKTNFGETPDFEYPKALFLEEMGEERLVKLFSDFYDLIIDSDIGNFFPQEEEELEKIKAHNVKFFIEAAGGPKYYTEAVGHFDMLKTHEQFSITEKARREWLGTMEEVLRKVDISDEAKQSFWDFLETFSKHTVNVGERLELEDLVVNKG from the coding sequence GTGGATTATCATATAAGTAAAACAAATTTTGGAGAAACTCCAGACTTTGAATATCCAAAAGCTCTTTTTTTAGAAGAAATGGGAGAAGAAAGATTAGTTAAACTATTTAGCGATTTTTATGATTTAATCATTGATAGTGATATAGGAAACTTCTTCCCTCAAGAAGAAGAGGAACTTGAAAAGATCAAAGCTCATAATGTTAAGTTTTTCATCGAAGCAGCAGGTGGTCCAAAGTACTACACTGAAGCTGTTGGACATTTTGATATGTTAAAAACACATGAGCAATTCTCTATTACTGAAAAAGCAAGAAGAGAATGGCTGGGTACGATGGAAGAAGTTCTTAGAAAAGTTGATATTTCTGATGAAGCAAAACAGAGTTTCTGGGATTTTTTAGAGACGTTTTCAAAACATACAGTAAATGTTGGTGAAAGATTAGAATTAGAAGATTTAGTAGTAAATAAAGGATAG